One window from the genome of Crassostrea angulata isolate pt1a10 chromosome 2, ASM2561291v2, whole genome shotgun sequence encodes:
- the LOC128173782 gene encoding uncharacterized protein LOC128173782, giving the protein MYSTAIITSLTLLLYLCVLELSQCYVNVALNKPTYQKFPYIPGDDTYDSGNAVDGLKADLTWNGGQCVYSFYEETPTWWVNLTNILSIHHITIYFMTGNFPWGLSNPYTSSFLGFSLYVSNTTDISQGILCFKDNNFTKRTIPAVFTTNCSIPGQYVIYYNERLLNGSYPIDYSAHTQINLCEVEVYGCPTNGYYGINCSSPCPDINCQYCHIETGTCQGCKPKYRGHQCELDVFMAERDTDVKISKNFPQNRIEYLQCFVCISSLTAIPNIFYINGENVLICEQTEI; this is encoded by the exons ATGTATTCTACTGCCATAATAACTTCATTGACTTTGCTGTTATATCTATGTGTATTAGAGTTGTCTCAATGCTACG TTAATGTGGCTCTAAATAAACCAACATACCAGAAGTTCCCATATATACCTGGGGACGACACCTATGACTCAGGCAATGCTGTAGACGGACTGAAGGCAGATCTGACCTGGAATGGAGGACAGTgtgtatattcattttatgaagaAACTCCCACATGGTGGGTGAACCTGACTAACATCCTCAGCATCCATCACATCACCATCTACTTTATGACAGGCAATTTTCCATGGG GACTCTCTAATCCATACACGTCGTCTTTTCTGGGATTCTCCTTGTATGTGTCAAATACAACTGATATATCACAGGGAATTTTATGTTTCAAAGACAACAATTTTACGAAACGCACCATCCCTGCTGTGTTCACCACAAACTGTTCCATACCTGGTCAATACGTCATATACTACAACGAAAGACTGTTGAATGGTTCATACCCCATAGATTATTCTGCACATACCCAAATCAACTTATGCGAGGTTGAAGTGTATG GATGCCCTACAAATGGATACTATGGAATTAACTGTTCCTCTCCCTGTCCAGATATTAACTGTCAGTACTGTCACATAGAGACGGGCACCTGTCAGGGTTGTAAACCAAAGTACAGAGGACACCAGTGTGAATTAG ATGTCTTCATGGCTGAAAGGGACACAGACGTTAAAATAAGTAAGAACTTTCCTCAGAACCGTATtgaatatttacaatgttttgtttgtATATCTTCGTTGACTGCAAtaccaaatatattttatatcaatggggaaaatgttttaatatgtgAACAGACAGAAATATAA